CTCTTAGCTCCAGGAATGAATATCTTCCATCTCCATCGGAATCAAACACTCTCAAGCTCTTTGGTTCTGGCACAGCAGAACCTAGGGAGTTCCAAATTTCCTGGTAGGTCAGCTTCCCATCCACGTCCCGGCCCGTCTTTTGGAATAAACCCTGAAGATCTGTCAAAAGGAATTACAAAAAATGTCTGTCTATACATACGGCTAAATTTAGTTAAGTTAAAAAGTAGCCTTAACTGAAtttaaagcactaaaaaaaaaaaaagctactacaCAGGTTTTGTTTCCAAAGGTAAGGTTTAGGATTTCACCAAGTCAGGAAGATTAATTAATTCTTGGTCCTTTAAGAATGAGAGGAATACTGTATGGCACTACCTCCTGAAAATATAAGCAGTGACAGATAATTGCAGGTGACATGAAAGGActggctttctctctgtccaGGGACTTCTCTTTAGATTTTCCAGATTTTTTCGTATGTTGAAGAGGGAGAAAAGAATTGCAGATGCCTAGAGAGTTacttaggagttcctgggtagtacaaatggttaagtgctgttctactaaccaaaaggctggtggatcaaacccacccagaggctccttgtaAGTctggcccggtgatctgcttctggaaggtcacagactcgaaaaccctatgaaatgcagttctactctgtacacagggggtcgccctgagttggaattcactcaacagcaactaactgaACTGACTGAAAGAGCTACTTGATAGGAGCTAAGCATGTACAATGGACTGTGGCATCTTCTCAGGTTTCTTGTTAGATGGCTCAGTGAGGATTGGAGGAGTGTCTTGAAGTCCTTAAGCAGTAATAATCCCAAACAATGATATCGCTTTCTCCATCTAGATGTGAAAATCAAACagaaaagtaacttgcccaaggtcacacgctTGTAAATGCATAAGTAAGGACCAGAATACTGGTTTTCTTATTACCTAGTTTGGTGCTTGTTTTACTACACAACATTGTCTCCCTCGATCCAGAAATCAAGCAGCTTAGGAACCAGGGACTcaagaccacaatgagataccactttatatCCACTAGGATGAATAtaattaaaaagatggaaaataacaagtgttggcgaggatgtggagaaattggaaccctcataaatTGCTGGAGAGACTGTAAaacggtgcagccactttggtaaatagtttggcagttctttAAAAACTTAGAGTTACCATAAGACCCAACAATCCAACTCCTAGGTACatgtccaagagaaatgaaaacatacgtccacacaaaaacttgcacatgaAAGTTCAGAGCGGCATGATTCCTAATAACTAAacagtggaaacaatccaaatgtccatcaacatgaACGGATAAACGAACTGTGGATATCtacacaatgaagtattattcagccataaaaggaatgaagtactgatacatgtcacaacatggaccttgaaaacattatgctatgtGAAAGATGTCAGACAGAGATGGCCACATGTTGCATGATTCCACCGAGAATAGGCAAAGCCATCGAAAGAGACAGCAGCCTTGGTTGCCAGAGgctggtgggagggagaaaactgcttaatgggtatagGCTTCTTTTGggagaaataaaaatgttctggaattagatagtggtgatggttgcataattctgtgaacatactaaaaccactgaattacacactttaaaagggtgaatattattgtatgtgaattatatctcaatcaaaaaacaacaaaaaaaaccagagcacaatttttcttttcaaagcactttttttttttcttcctcaggggGATAAGAAAGATAGCAATATCATCAGTTGatctgtatctttttttatttctaagacACTTATTTAAGCCAAGAGGATTGGAGAATTTCTACCAATTgtctcttctggtattttctcAAGGGCTCCATAAAACACTTAGGAGGGCCAATTATTTAcataacattttaaaaggatTTGATTGTGTCTCCACAGAACATCTTAGTAGAAGATGTAGTCTATAATACCAGAAGGTCAATGTGGCTTATGTTTCTTTAAACATCCTCTcaaattcctttcttttcttcatttactcaATTCCTCACCTAGATTCAGTCAGCCTCTTGCTGTTTTGCTATTTAGGAAGAATGGAACTGGCCCAAAGCTCAGGGAACAGTTGCAGTACAAGTTCCAGTCCATCAAGGGGTTCTTATAGACAAGCTTCTGAACGTGGTACTAGTTTCACTCCTAAGCTAGCCCCAGCAATACAGCTAATAAAATCTCAAAAGCTCTCTGAAAGCCAGAAAAGCAGGTGGGATGCTTGTTCCTGATGCCTGCCACCAAGTGGCTAGCtggaaaatggtttcttaaaatttatttcttcatttgtgtgtgtttttgttcatttatttgctgGCAGTGTGAATTTATACAATACACTATGTACTTGGTagcaatattaaaataaaaatctgattactgcttcccaaaaaaaaaaaaaaaaccctactgctGTCAACTCCaagtcacagagaccctatacgacagagtagagctgccccatatggtttctaacgttgtaaatctttacggaagcagactgccacatctttttccttcagagtaactggtgagtttgaactgccgaccttgggttagcagtggagcgtTTAGCCATTGTGTGACCACGGCTCCTATGCTGACTGCTTCAGGTCATTTTAAAAGTATAGTCATTCCAAAGTGTGTAAGGTCTACATTGGGAATAAAGTATAAATGTTAAGATGGCTATTTCTTAATCTTCTCCaatagtcttttccccattcagatTTCAATTCTTGACATAATAATGGAAAGTGGGAGGAGGCAATACTCAATATTCATCCTTCTCCCcaggaaacacaaagaaaaaaaccaggATAGAGGAAAAAAAGTAACTACATTTAAATGACTATATAAATTTAAGTCTTTAAGCATTAATTGTAGCCTATAAATaactcatttaacaaatactcCGGTGTGTCAGGCAGTGTGCTAATTGAGGGCACCAGAATGAACAAGAAATAGTCCTTACCCACAAGAAGTTAAATTTTACATCTCCCCAGATACTGTGAACAGACACATACTAAGCAGGGGCAAACAAAATATTACGAGAGCATGCAGAAGGAACCTAATCCAGTGGCTGGGAAGTAACGATCTATTTCCTGGAGGAATGGTATCTAAACTAAGGTGAAGAGCCCGCAAAGGGGGGTGGGCAGGAATGGGGTGATTTTCCAGGTGGTAAGGTGAAGAGCCCGCAAAGGGGGGTGGGCAGGAATGGGGTGATTTTCCAGGTAGTTAGCAAATGCAAAATCAGGGGGCTCTAAACATTACAATGAGGGAAAGGACATGCACTCTTGGAAACAAGGCAAACCCATTTTCTGTGAATCATATCCTTCCCAGTAATGTTCAtcttgctgatttttcagcaaaAGGACCCCTCATTTTTGGACAGCCCTGACAAACGGCGTCAATGCTTATGTTGCTAATCTCACAGTATTGTGTTTGCTTGTATGCCTTCTCCACTAGGCTGTAATATCCTTGTGGAAAGCGAGACCATAtcttatactgtatttttattgcTTAGCAGTGGGTCTAATTACACACAGTGAACGAATAAAGATTCTAAAAACATTAACAGAGAGGCAATatagtgtactggttaagagtacAAGCTTTGGTGTCAGGCTGCCTTAGTTTGAATTCTACCTTGACCAATTATTTGCTGTGTGAACTTAGGCAGTTTGCCAATCAGTAAAATGGGTAAGGATATTTATGTTCATAGAATTGTTAAAAGGATTATATGATTTAATGCAAATAAAGAACTCTATAAATGTTAGGTATTTATGTTTATATAagttaaaaaacattaaaaagttaTTACTTTGAACACTTCCCCTACTACCCCTGCAGGATAAAAATTTACCTTTAACGTTTGAAATTCCTGGTAGGGAGACAGGTCTTAGCTGCGCAGCTTTCTCAATTTGGTCTCCAAGAGATTGTGAAAATTTTGGCAATGCCGATGGCTCTGATGTAAAACTCCGTACTTGCTCTGTAACAAAAATACATGGTTTTATATTACAGAATCTGATACTAAATTAAGCTAATATTGAAGGTCACCTTTTAGGGCGATTGCATAGGCACTTAACTACTTTAAGAGAAAGAGCTGTGAATTAAATAGGACAGTGACTATGTAAAGTTAAAGGGTTGGATTGAGATATGTTTTGTGGCAAGTGAAGATCAATTACTATTATATTAGGTTTGAAGCAGCTGTCCCACTGGAAGATCTTATAGTATATTTAAGGGTTTAAGCTGTAAGTGAGAACAACATAGTGGTTGCATATGAAAGATCTTTTAAACATCCTAGGAGCCTTGTTATAAGCCAGGTCATGGTCATGTGCTGGTGCTGAAAGAATGCTTCCATTGGATTATATAGCACAGTGTTAGGGCAAGGCCTCCCATTGCAGTTCTACCTCCCACCCAAAAGAGATTTCAAGAGACACTGTATTGTTTTTCCTAAAATGAGTAatacttggtggtggtggggggtggggtgtcaAGGCCAACATAGTCCAGCATCTTGGTTATATCCTCACAGGGCCTAAATGAGCAGAGGTTGAGGCACCTCCTAGTATTGATTAGGTATGTCCCTACCTAAAGCCAAGGGCCCTTCCAACTCAATGATCCCATCATTATCTGTTAGTGATTTTCAGAAGGAccaacattttcatttttaagtaaTTCTTATGCacttacagaaatgaaaagactCCCATAAACAACATTTAGGGCTGGTTTGATATATGCCATGACAGTAACATTTTTGCCTATAATTGGATGCAGACAGCATGGAAAAGTCTATTTCCAGCTAAACATTACCCATTTTTCCCTTAATAGACCGGAGTACAAATCATGTACAAAATGGGCTTTTTCTAAATGAAAGCAAAGTGTATCAGCTTCATCTCGGTGCGCTCAGGCAACATTCATATGACTCGATCAATACTGCTGGAACACCTTTGCCCACTCCCTGTGTGGGAGGCAAGCTGCCCAAGCCTGCGTGAAATACTCAGAAACCAGCCCTGCTCTCACCTGTATCGGCAGTCTCTGGAGGCCTATCGCTCTCAGGTTTGTCTGTGAGAGCACTGATcagctgcagtttttcttttacCTGGGATACCTGAGAAGCTGAAGTATCTTCTTTCTGCCCAAAACAAAGATCACAGGAGATTTAAGGTAGAAGTAAGAACACATCTGATTCTTCACCATCTTCCCAGAGCCTATTTAGTATGTAGTGCCTGACCCCCAGTAGGTAAGTTCTCTATAAAGGCAATGACGGAAAGAATCGACAAACACTAGAGATGTCTTTGGTACTCAGTGTTGGTGAGGGAGGGCCTCACTGGATTTGAGGCTAGACCATTAAAGGAACATTATGCCACAGATGACCTGATTCACTGTGAACGTTCAGCTGATGGGGGAAGGTATGCATGTGTCAGCAGTAAAGGAAATGTACCCTTGCTCAGGTGCCTATGTGACACCCATTTCCCAAATGAGTCGGATATCATTTTCTAGCAGCTATTCCGTACTAATAACTTTCCTCAATATCTTATTTCACCTTATGGCGAGACCACTAGATCACTTTAAGGTGATaaaccttaaaggaaaaaaaaaaaaagcaactgaaaTAAACCAAACTACAAGTATTATTCCAATCGTCCCTCTCCCTACCATGGTAGTGATTCAACTGGTGGAAGGAGCTGTAAAGAATATAAAGAAGCTGCAACATTTCTAATTCAAAGTCTTACttgcttatacttttttttttttagtttcccccTTACACTCTGCTTGAGTGCCAGGTGGATTTAGAGTGACATACAAAAATACATTTAACTATATAAAGAGAGAAGTCTGGTTTCTATGAGGCCACCATAACTGCTTAGGCAAGTAGGAAAGGTCCTGATCCTATCTTTAATCAGAAGACAACTCATTACACATttctcttattcaacatgtatTTATCTATCTCCTATCTTTATTTCTACCTTAACAGttactgtaaggagccctggtggcacagtggttaaagcgcttgactcttaaccaaaaggtcggcagtttgaaaccaccagtagaTTGCTCTTAGTTAGGGAGCCAAAATATGGATACATGTAACTAAACTGACGTATGGTATGACAAACATCATGTAGGTGACTCAGATATTAAACGCTCGAAGAAATAATGGTAAGGAGAAACTGCAACtggttaaccaaaaaccaaaccaaacccgctgccgttggtAGTAGGTAGGACGAAGGGACTAATACATCAGGATGACAGTTAAAAACACAAAGGGTCCGAAAGTAAAGCCAAGAAACTCAGGCAAAGGTGTGTACTggctgtattttgttttgttaaaatcTGAACTGTCGCTGAAATCACTACTTTCCAACAGTAACCACCTGTTACTTTCTTGTGCTTAACATTTATATATGGctcttaaatttttattgttattttctaggtgaggttttttttttttaaatatatgcagcagcaaccaaaaaacaaagccTAGCTTATGAAGAGTTATAAGTGTAATGTATGTGTGATTTTTATCTAGATAACATAAAACtgtaaagaacaaaaaataaagatgGAACATGTTACATCCAAAGTGGtctatacttatgattacagtCCAAGTTCATTTCCTCTGAATCTCATATCCTCTGAACTTCTCAAATGCAGTGTGTACCTGAGAAGATATTTTTCAGTCACAATCTTTCtggctttttctttattttagccCAGGGCTTATACCATTAAACAACACTCTAATCACAAAGAATGTTGCAATTAAACTTTCTTTCCCGGGTTATCAAGGCATATTACAGACTGCTTGGCTAGTCTGGAGaagaataaaaaaggagaagGTACAACGCGGAGGGACCTGACTGAGGTTTTAACGGACAGGGTATACATTGAGACTGCAatctaaaaataagaaataattttAGGTTAGCCATCATTTTTAGATTATCTATGCCTCTGTTCCCCATCATTAGTACAGATAACTTACTGTCTTAGCTTAAAAGTCATCTCCTTAGGAAAGCCTTCCTATCTCTGTTAATGTCCTCATCATACCCTATACTGTTTCTTTGCAGCACTTATCATATTTGAGATTATGTATTCAATTATGTGTTAATGATTTTTCAGACTGATGGACTCTGAGCACCATCAGACTAAGGGTCATATGTCTGTCCTGCTCACTGTGGTCACTCCAGCTCCTAgcaaagtgcttggcacagagtagtaacagacctggtgatctgttcttgtaaagataTCAGCCtgcgaaaccctatggggcagttctactctgtcatattagggtcactatgagtaggaatcaactccacggcacacagcaacaatctaattttctaatttctttgtcTTGAAGTTTCAGTAAATGAGACCAATGTGCTTCTTTTGAGAAAAAAGTAGTAGAGTACTGAGATACTgatgtatttatttttgcttcaggATAAGCTTcctgtaagaagccctggtggtacagtggttaagcactcagttgctaaccgaaaggtcagtggttagactCCACCGACctttgctctgtgggagaaagatgtagtagcctgcttctgtaaagattacagcctaggagatcctatgtggcaggtctactctatcctatatggttgctttgagttgcaatcaactcaatggcaacaggtttggtgtctGGGGTTAAGCCTCCTGTTATTTACCTTTATGTTTTGGGTCTTTAGTGAATCTGTTCTGTTGGTCACTTGATCCAAAGATTCTCTTTTTAGAGTGGCAGCTCTATCACTCATCTTAAAGGTAAAGCGAAGAGAACAAGAAGAGAAGATAAAAGGCAAATACTAAAACTTTAACATCCAGCACTTTTTAAACAAATTGATCAAACTTAATTAAAGGGTCTTAAAACACTTTCAACAGAAATACCAGAGGAGTGGGAGAAGTATAAAAGGCGAGCGAGCTTTTACCCAGAATCATGCTGGGTATGCTGTTGGAAGAAATAGGACAGATGGATACTATTACCAGTTTTCTttgctggagaaaaataaaggaggCAGGGCAGCTAGGGGAGTTTTGAGGTGGTAAGTTTTCACAATAAGGCCTTGAAAACCTTCAAGGCATAATATTCATCAACTCATCCAAAATTCCTAGCTCCTACTTAGCTTCTCGGAGTTCAAAAGGTCTTTTTAAAATCAAGctcctttaatcttcacagcTTTGTAGTAAATTACACACCCCTGTAAATCAAGAGGGGGAAGAGGTCTTCCTATCCATCCTTCAAAGCCAAGGAAGTCGAGGCAAATTGCCAAAGCTCCACTGTGTTCAAACGCTGCTTTCTGTGTGCCAGAATTCAACTTTATTTGTGGGCTTGCTTCCAGGTTTGGTGGTTACTTGAGTTTATAGTACAATTTCCTGTATTTGGTTTCCAtttctttatatacatatgttgAAGGGTGGAGCCTGCAGCTGTTAAAAACTAATCCACCTGGATCTCAGCACAATATAcaagtgaaaaacaaacaaactcacatTTCATTCATGGTAACATGGAAACCAGTAAACCACACAGCCTACCAGCATCAGTGACTTAGTAGGccattcaatttcctcatctgtatagtGAGGGGTTGGATTCAATGACCTCTTAAGTTCCTGCCAACCCTCACCGGCAGGAAGGAGCTGGTATTACCTGATGCTTTTTAAATAGCTTTTCTGACATTATATACAAAACAGTTCCCCTAATTTGTAGACAGAAGCAGGATAAATCTGAAAGCCAAGTTCCGGCTTAGAGGAATGGCAAAAGACTCTTCAGTTATTGTCAATTGTCATTGCTCCTGCCCCACATAACTTGAAAACAAAAAGATCAAGAAGACTACACTTGGAAATATGTGCTACAGCTTTCCTACCAGATGGGCTATTGGTAACACAATAGGAGGCTTGTCATCTCTGCCAACAACTTGTGGTGAGGACTTGGTAGGCGACTTAACCTCTCCACATCTCTCTTTCCAAATTAGGACTAGCACTGCCTATGCCATTCACATCAAAGAGCTAGTGTAAGGATTAAAGGAGACAAGGATTAAGCACAACACAAATGTATAGCCTCTCAATTATGCCAGAAGAAAACTCCTTTTCAAAAAGTTGTGGAATGTCACCCACGTACAGACAAAACACATTGCAACACAGAACACGTCAGAAAAGATCTGAAAAGGCTTACCATGCTGAAGGACAGGTTCGCTCTCTTTTCTACCTTGCTCAGAGCAACCAGATTGCTTTCTATCAGGTTGACTCTCTGGGTAAGGCTAATGACTGTCTCATTCATCCCCTCGAGTTTAAGGTCATTCTGTTTCTGGTACCCCACTAGGGCACTGTTTACCTCCTCTAAAGAGTTGTGAAGGTACAGGACATCCTGGAGTGGAAATAAATCAAGTTGTGGAATCCAGCTAAAGATGTTATACCAGGCAAGCTGGCCAGCAGCACCTAACCACCATTAATATGTCAAGTTATTGAAGTAAACTCCTTTTCCTGgttgaccatcaattgctctgtCTCTGCTTTGTCCCTCCTATTCTGAATTGTTTTCAGTTTACTCCCTTTGGAACTGTTTGACCTCAGCCAGAcatgagggggagagagggaagagttCTACCTACATGATTCACTCTCTGGTCCCAGGAAGCTGAGACTTGCAAATTGATTTGCCAATGTTTACCTCACCTGCTGGCGGGAATGCTTGCTGGGTTATTAACTGAAAAGGCCATTAACCTAATTTGTCAGAACAAAACTACCTTAGGAACAATACCAATTACTGAATTGGCTCATATAACAAAACCATAACAAGTAGTGCATTATTTAGTGCAAGATTCAATTATTTTTATCGACATGCACTAGTACTGATTGCTACTTAAAAAGGAATTATGACTATAGGTTTTAAAGGGTATTAAACTCAGGGCAGGAATTCTTCTCAGTGAAgatttcctttattctctttAGTTAATGTGATTCTGAACCTGATGTCCTTTTTTCCCACCTCTTGCCTGcagttttcctgattttcaagaATATGCTTTCTAACATTCTCAGAATTTACTATGGCTCGAAATAGCCATCACTCTGAGTTAATCTGCTATCCATTGATCTTTAACTTGTCCAGATTGCTATTTTCCATAGCTTCAGGATAATCTGGTTATTCTTTGTCTTTCAAGATGTGAAAAGGAATTTACTCCACTTATTGAcatgcaagaaaagaaaaaaaaaagtgccaaggAGACAGGACAGCATTTTGGATCCCTGGGATACCAACACACATCCCTCTCTGTTCAGATCTCAGGCAAATAAATGCATCCGGTGCCTGCTGACCCACCAAACACTGGGCCGGAACTACTTAGGCTGCCTCCATAGCCCATAGGGAGTTAAGCCAGAGACAAAAAGCACCTGTTTCAAATTCTCACTGTGGGTTTTATTGTCAAGTTCTGATGTAATTGAAGGTGATGGAGTGATCTGGTTGCTTCCACTTGTATCCTCCAAGAGGTGTTGATTCTGAAACAGGAATGGAGGTTAGCATAGGCTACAATTATCAGATATACTTAACCATCTGGAACCGTCCCGGAACATACTGGTCACCTCCAGGAGCATCCACAGATTAAGCAACAAGTATTTCCCAGTAATCTATAGTGTGACCAGTCCTGCGCTAGGCCCCGAGGAGACATGCACCTTTGGGGATGCCCTGCCTGAAGCATGGGTTGGATCATCAGCTTCCTAAAGCATGGGCTGGACCAGCAGCTGGCAGACTGCCTCAGGGAACTGAGGCCCTCTT
This DNA window, taken from Elephas maximus indicus isolate mEleMax1 chromosome 3, mEleMax1 primary haplotype, whole genome shotgun sequence, encodes the following:
- the EFCAB14 gene encoding EF-hand calcium-binding domain-containing protein 14 isoform X1; amino-acid sequence: MKKRKELNALIGLAGDSRRKKPKKGSGHRLLRTEPPDSDSESSSEEEEEFGVVGNRSRFVKGDYLRCCKICYPLCAFVILAACVVACVGLVWMQVALKEDLDALKEKFRTMESNQKSSFQEIPKLNEELLGKQKQLEKIESGELGLKKVWINITEMNKQIALLTSAVNHLKANVKSASNLISLPATVEGLQKSVASIGNTLNSVHLAVEAIQKTVDEHKKTIEILQSDMNQHLLEDTSGSNQITPSPSITSELDNKTHSENLKQDVLYLHNSLEEVNSALVGYQKQNDLKLEGMNETVISLTQRVNLIESNLVALSKVEKRANLSFSMMSDRAATLKRESLDQVTNRTDSLKTQNIKKEDTSASQVSQVKEKLQLISALTDKPESDRPPETADTEQVRSFTSEPSALPKFSQSLGDQIEKAAQLRPVSLPGISNVKDLQGLFQKTGRDVDGKLTYQEIWNSLGSAVPEPKSLRVFDSDGDGRYSFLELRAALGI
- the EFCAB14 gene encoding EF-hand calcium-binding domain-containing protein 14 isoform X2 translates to MKKRKELNALIGLAGDSRRKKPKKGSGHRLLRTEPPDSDSESSSEEEEEFGVVGNRSRFVKGDYLRCCKICYPLCAFVILAACVVACVGLVWMQVALKEDLDALKEKFRTMESNQKSSFQEIPKLNEELLGKQKQLEKIESGELGLKKVWINITEMNKQIALLTSAVNHLKANVKSASNLISLPATVEGLQKSVASIGNTLNSVHLAVEAIQKTVDEHKKTIEILQSDMNQHLLEDTSGSNQITPSPSITSELDNKTHSENLKQDVLYLHNSLEEVNSALVGYQKQNDLKLEGMNETVISLTQRVNLIESNLVALSKVEKRANLSFSMMSDRAATLKRESLDQVTNRTDSLKTQNIKKEDTSASQVSQVKEKLQLISALTDKPESDRPPETADTEQVRSFTSEPSALPKFSQSLGDQIEKAAQLRPVSLPGISNVKDGESDIIVWDYYCLRTSRHSSNPH